Proteins found in one Candidatus Tisiphia endosymbiont of Beris chalybata genomic segment:
- the serS gene encoding serine--tRNA ligase, protein MLDIKWIRENKQKFDDLLIKRGIPPMSDQITKLDENKRQLTNLIQQFQHARKKKSKELGSMVDKSSKDFEEMKRDVDHINEKLEELHSKLNSNQELHNILELLPNLPDDEVPYGTDESMNKLIRSVGEITPPLFTPKQHFELGENLGMMDFVNTTKISGSRFVTLRGDLARLERALINFMIDIHTQEFDFIELSPPSLVRCAAMYNTGQLPKFAGDSFETTNNYRLIPTGEVPLVNMVADTIIARDELPIRYVAHTPCFRSEAGSSGKDTRGMIRLHQFSKVELVTITTAEESGREHEYITNAAETILKKLDLPYRVMLLCTGDMGFASNKTYDLEVWLPGQKLYREISSCSNCGDFQARRMKTRYKEFGSLDMTFVHTLNGSGLPIGRTIVAILENYQNEDGSITIPDSLISYMGGVKKLHNYKD, encoded by the coding sequence ATGTTAGATATAAAGTGGATTAGAGAAAACAAACAAAAATTTGACGATTTATTGATTAAAAGAGGCATTCCTCCAATGTCTGATCAAATTACTAAATTAGATGAGAATAAACGTCAATTAACTAATTTAATTCAACAATTCCAACATGCGCGTAAAAAGAAGTCTAAAGAACTTGGTAGTATGGTTGATAAATCTAGTAAAGATTTTGAGGAAATGAAGCGTGATGTAGATCATATCAATGAAAAATTAGAAGAACTGCATTCAAAATTAAATAGCAACCAAGAATTACATAATATATTGGAATTACTGCCTAATCTTCCTGATGATGAAGTACCATATGGTACTGACGAAAGCATGAATAAGCTTATTAGATCGGTAGGAGAAATTACCCCTCCATTATTTACCCCTAAGCAGCACTTTGAGCTCGGAGAAAATTTAGGGATGATGGATTTTGTTAATACTACTAAAATATCTGGCAGCAGATTTGTCACCCTACGCGGGGATTTAGCTAGGTTAGAGAGAGCTTTAATCAATTTTATGATTGATATTCATACCCAGGAATTCGATTTTATTGAATTATCTCCTCCCTCATTAGTACGCTGCGCTGCTATGTATAATACTGGACAATTACCAAAATTTGCTGGTGATTCGTTTGAAACGACCAATAATTATAGACTTATTCCTACTGGTGAAGTGCCGCTAGTGAATATGGTGGCTGATACTATCATTGCAAGAGACGAATTACCAATTCGTTATGTTGCTCATACCCCTTGCTTCAGGTCTGAAGCAGGAAGCAGCGGCAAAGATACTCGAGGTATGATACGACTGCATCAATTTAGTAAAGTTGAGTTAGTCACCATTACTACTGCAGAAGAATCGGGGCGAGAACATGAATATATTACTAATGCTGCAGAAACCATACTTAAAAAACTTGATTTACCGTATAGAGTAATGCTGCTCTGTACTGGGGATATGGGATTTGCCTCTAACAAAACCTATGACCTAGAAGTATGGTTACCAGGGCAAAAATTATATCGCGAAATCTCTAGCTGTTCAAATTGTGGCGATTTTCAAGCACGAAGGATGAAAACGAGATACAAAGAATTTGGTAGCCTTGACATGACTTTTGTTCATACTTTAAATGGTTCCGGCCTACCAATTGGGCGCACTATAGTGGCTATATTAGAAAATTATCAAAATGAAGATGGTTCAATCACTATCCCGGATAGTTTGATAAGTTATATGGGAGGAGTAAAAAAGCTTCATAATTATAAAGACTAA
- a CDS encoding CvpA family protein, with the protein MLTWFDLIILTIITASSLLGLYGGVIKLLIGLLGFISSIIITYFSQPYITKIITKYLVNPIALEVVSGIIAYIISLIICSLITRKFILMVSVIRGGMLDRALGFAAGFFRGAFICLLLFSSLAVLFSNSYLGAKTLQDIAKHTTLDKYPNWLQNSITTPYLHETSKTLLNTFSLNSLQSIKIPNNPKKTDFMNVPKKPHFSNKPSSENTKIIKALNQELDKILIDKQNNKD; encoded by the coding sequence ATGCTTACCTGGTTTGATCTCATAATATTAACCATAATTACTGCTTCCTCCCTCTTGGGGTTATATGGAGGCGTGATAAAACTTCTTATTGGCCTATTAGGTTTTATATCCTCAATTATTATCACTTATTTTTCACAACCATACATAACGAAAATAATTACTAAATATTTAGTGAATCCTATAGCATTAGAGGTAGTCTCGGGTATTATTGCTTATATTATTTCTTTAATAATATGCAGTCTAATAACTCGTAAATTTATTTTAATGGTATCTGTTATTAGAGGCGGTATGCTGGATAGAGCTCTTGGGTTCGCAGCGGGTTTCTTTAGGGGAGCTTTTATTTGCTTATTATTATTCAGCAGCTTAGCAGTGCTGTTTTCTAATAGTTATCTGGGAGCTAAAACATTACAAGATATTGCAAAGCATACAACGCTAGATAAATACCCAAATTGGCTGCAAAATTCTATCACTACCCCTTATCTCCATGAAACTAGTAAAACTTTACTTAATACTTTCTCCCTCAATAGTTTACAATCAATTAAAATCCCTAATAATCCCAAAAAAACCGATTTTATGAATGTGCCTAAAAAACCACACTTCTCCAATAAGCCCAGCAGCGAAAATACTAAAATTATTAAAGCTCTTAACCAAGAACTAGATAAAATATTGATAGATAAACAAAATAATAAGGATTAA
- a CDS encoding IS982 family transposase, translated as MTLEEFIITVYCFIEEKMTIITKNIKVRKAGFPPCLSDVEALTMEVVGEFIGLHQDKQIWEYFKRHFQEWFPNLKSRPSYVKQCSGLLSIKNMLLADLFKSASKSDLHMIDGVPIPVINLARATRGRCFKEYADYGYCASKDSYYYGFLGHVLINEEGRIAGFMITPANGSEREALQVMSPNISGMVLGDKGYLGQDLKDELATKNIDLQTPLKKNMKDNRSKNFLKWITATRRLIETVIGQLTERFAINAIRVKSYWHLQSRIARKLLAHTIATFLTKSLKLVPTQLEKLVTC; from the coding sequence ATGACCCTAGAAGAGTTTATCATTACTGTGTATTGTTTCATAGAAGAAAAAATGACTATAATAACCAAAAATATCAAAGTAAGGAAAGCAGGATTTCCACCTTGCTTAAGTGACGTGGAAGCATTAACAATGGAAGTGGTGGGAGAATTTATCGGTTTGCACCAAGACAAGCAGATATGGGAATATTTTAAACGTCATTTTCAAGAATGGTTTCCCAATCTAAAGAGTAGACCGTCTTATGTGAAGCAATGTAGCGGTCTTTTATCTATTAAGAACATGCTGCTTGCCGACTTGTTTAAGAGTGCAAGCAAATCAGATCTGCATATGATAGATGGGGTACCGATTCCTGTAATAAATTTGGCCCGAGCAACGAGAGGGCGATGTTTTAAGGAATACGCTGACTATGGGTACTGCGCTTCGAAAGATAGCTATTATTACGGTTTTCTAGGACACGTATTAATTAATGAAGAAGGTCGAATAGCTGGATTCATGATAACTCCTGCTAATGGGTCTGAACGTGAAGCTCTGCAAGTAATGTCTCCTAATATTAGTGGCATGGTACTGGGCGATAAAGGCTATCTTGGTCAGGATTTAAAAGATGAGTTGGCCACCAAAAACATTGATTTACAAACACCTTTAAAAAAGAATATGAAGGATAATAGATCCAAGAATTTCCTTAAATGGATTACTGCTACTCGTCGTTTAATTGAAACTGTTATTGGTCAGCTTACAGAACGTTTTGCTATTAATGCTATCAGAGTTAAGAGTTACTGGCATCTACAATCTCGCATCGCTAGAAAATTACTTGCTCATACTATTGCTACATTTTTGACAAAGTCTTTAAAACTTGTGCCAACACAACTCGAAAAATTAGTTACCTGCTAA
- a CDS encoding YqgE/AlgH family protein has product MHVNSKIFDNLSGKVLISTPYMFEGIFNQSLIYMLSHTDEGAMGLIFNHLVNQIEVKSFFKIEDDQVPSNIVMPIYLGGPVEHERGFFLHSDDYDKNLLLKFQNHLAVSSNHKISYDIAAGQGPKDSLFIIGYTAWKAGQLEAELKDNLWIVLDSDKDFIFADHPENKWDHALEKLGIRKSHFTSRIGNA; this is encoded by the coding sequence ATGCACGTAAATAGTAAGATTTTTGATAATTTGTCTGGTAAGGTTTTAATCTCAACCCCCTATATGTTTGAGGGTATATTTAACCAATCCCTTATTTATATGCTTTCTCATACAGATGAAGGTGCTATGGGTTTAATATTTAACCATTTAGTTAATCAAATAGAAGTTAAATCCTTCTTTAAAATAGAAGATGATCAAGTACCTAGTAATATTGTGATGCCTATCTATTTAGGGGGGCCAGTTGAACATGAACGTGGATTTTTTCTACATTCTGATGATTATGATAAAAATTTATTGTTAAAATTTCAAAACCATTTAGCGGTTAGTTCTAATCATAAAATATCTTATGATATTGCGGCAGGGCAGGGGCCTAAAGATAGTTTATTTATTATTGGTTATACTGCTTGGAAAGCAGGGCAGCTTGAGGCGGAGCTTAAGGATAATTTGTGGATAGTGCTGGATAGTGATAAGGATTTTATTTTTGCTGACCATCCTGAAAATAAGTGGGATCATGCCTTAGAAAAATTGGGTATAAGAAAATCGCATTTTACTTCACGGATTGGTAACGCTTAA
- a CDS encoding TerC/Alx family metal homeostasis membrane protein — MGWIIFASIIIGLLIYDLGLTNRYNRVITFRQSIYSTLFYLFIACAFGVFIFFEMGSEKALEYYTCFFIEKAMSLDNIFVISMIFQFFSIPLMYQHRILFFGVLGVLFFRGVIIYFGIVAITKFSWLLYLLGVILIITGVKAFYITKEKFNIRQSYIYKFLQKYCNLTDKIIGYRYFVRENGKISITPICGALIIIEAMDAVFALDSIPAIFAITHDSFIIYTSNIFAVLGLRSLFFCLANLIERFHYIRYSLAIILIFIGVKIFVVHFIAIPPYFSLLVVISIITGGIFASIMAPRNKS, encoded by the coding sequence GTGGGTTGGATAATTTTTGCCAGTATCATTATAGGGTTATTAATTTATGATCTAGGTTTAACCAATAGGTATAATAGAGTAATTACTTTTCGTCAAAGTATTTATTCTACTCTTTTTTATCTATTTATAGCTTGCGCCTTTGGGGTTTTTATTTTCTTTGAGATGGGTAGCGAGAAAGCTTTAGAGTATTATACTTGTTTTTTTATAGAAAAAGCTATGTCCTTGGATAATATTTTTGTTATTTCAATGATTTTTCAGTTTTTTTCTATTCCCCTAATGTATCAACACAGAATATTATTTTTTGGAGTGCTAGGGGTCCTGTTTTTTAGAGGAGTGATAATTTACTTTGGGATAGTGGCAATTACTAAATTCTCATGGCTCTTATATCTTCTGGGAGTAATACTAATAATAACAGGCGTTAAAGCTTTTTATATAACTAAAGAAAAATTTAATATCCGCCAATCCTATATTTATAAGTTTTTACAGAAATATTGCAATCTTACAGATAAAATAATTGGTTATAGATATTTTGTAAGAGAAAATGGTAAAATAAGCATAACGCCTATTTGTGGGGCGTTAATAATTATAGAAGCTATGGATGCAGTTTTTGCTCTAGATAGTATTCCCGCAATATTTGCTATTACTCATGATAGCTTTATAATATACACTTCTAATATTTTTGCAGTATTAGGTTTGCGCAGCCTGTTTTTTTGTTTAGCCAACCTTATAGAACGTTTTCATTATATAAGATATTCTCTAGCAATTATCTTAATATTTATTGGGGTTAAAATATTTGTAGTACATTTTATTGCTATACCTCCTTATTTCTCGTTATTAGTAGTGATTAGCATTATAACTGGTGGTATTTTTGCTTCAATAATGGCGCCAAGAAATAAAAGTTAA
- a CDS encoding sodium:solute symporter family protein: protein MTIDITIVFLYLIFLLIFGIYHKAKMVSFANYASIRSNFSSNKLLLVATIFASSVGGATTFGISEKAFSGNISYTYGLILTIPVDILIAIYLVPKIIKHYGAESIGDIMSIYYGKAGRFIAGLTTILVSIGFVAAQISVSGYIFQYLLKINYVEGVILSYGIVIIYTTLGGIQSIIFTNLIQFFAMIIAIPIIATCGLHEIGFLKFFQQLPPQKVYLFHNNSFDHDLLINTITAMLGFYVMNLYPHFIQRTLINKNPKATSKAIYIKSAIYALFLICVTINGLIAYHLFPNQSSTLALPYLIGQVVPPGLQGIVIIGMLAAVMSTADSDLNITTIALVKDLLNPLLKIQNQGRLLVIARIANVLIGSIAIIIALKFHNVIDLVVFITGFWGPIILIPLIFALCGITVSTIMMIISGSVGSATFLIWENFISRQFYGVRGVFVGTMASLTIFGIGLILKRIKK, encoded by the coding sequence ATGACAATTGACATTACCATAGTATTTTTATACTTAATATTTTTACTGATTTTTGGGATATATCATAAAGCGAAAATGGTAAGCTTTGCAAATTATGCAAGTATCCGAAGTAATTTCAGTAGTAATAAATTACTCCTAGTTGCTACTATCTTTGCATCCTCGGTTGGGGGCGCTACTACCTTTGGGATTTCAGAAAAAGCATTCTCAGGAAACATCTCTTATACCTATGGTTTAATCCTGACCATACCAGTTGATATATTAATAGCTATTTACCTAGTACCCAAAATAATCAAACATTATGGCGCTGAAAGCATAGGCGATATAATGTCGATATATTATGGGAAGGCAGGCCGCTTTATTGCAGGTCTCACTACCATTTTGGTATCTATAGGTTTTGTAGCGGCTCAAATAAGCGTTAGCGGTTACATCTTTCAATATTTATTGAAAATTAATTATGTAGAGGGGGTAATATTAAGCTACGGAATTGTGATCATATATACTACTTTAGGAGGAATACAATCAATAATATTTACCAATTTGATACAATTTTTTGCTATGATAATAGCGATTCCGATCATAGCAACATGCGGGCTCCACGAAATCGGATTCCTTAAATTTTTTCAACAGCTTCCTCCACAAAAAGTATATCTTTTTCATAATAATAGCTTTGATCATGATTTACTTATTAACACTATCACCGCCATGCTTGGTTTTTACGTAATGAATTTATATCCTCATTTTATTCAAAGAACCTTAATTAATAAAAATCCTAAAGCAACTAGCAAAGCAATATATATAAAATCTGCTATATATGCCTTATTCTTAATATGTGTTACTATAAATGGGTTAATTGCTTATCATCTATTTCCTAACCAATCTTCTACTCTGGCGCTTCCTTATCTTATTGGACAGGTAGTACCTCCCGGCCTACAAGGGATTGTTATCATTGGAATGCTGGCCGCAGTAATGTCTACTGCTGATTCTGATTTAAATATCACTACTATAGCGTTGGTAAAAGATTTACTAAATCCTTTATTGAAAATCCAAAATCAAGGCAGATTATTAGTAATTGCTCGGATTGCTAATGTTCTAATTGGCAGCATTGCAATAATCATTGCATTAAAATTTCATAACGTAATTGATTTGGTAGTATTCATTACAGGATTTTGGGGACCTATAATATTAATACCTTTAATATTTGCTCTATGTGGTATTACCGTATCAACAATTATGATGATTATAAGCGGAAGCGTAGGTAGTGCCACTTTTCTGATATGGGAAAATTTTATTAGCAGACAATTTTACGGGGTGCGCGGAGTATTTGTAGGTACTATGGCCAGTTTAACAATATTTGGCATAGGTTTAATATTGAAAAGGATAAAGAAATAA
- a CDS encoding cell division/cell wall cluster transcriptional repressor MraZ: MSIFLSKYINNLDKKGRVSIPASYRTVLEEHSFKGVIAYPSFRNKCIEACSIKRLEELSQIIQTLDPYSEERDAFETIILGEAVQLALDSEGRVVVPKALIEHANIAEQVCFVGKGLIFEMWCPQNFEVYLTAARKIAQDNRLTLKNI; encoded by the coding sequence ATGAGTATTTTTCTATCAAAATATATCAATAATCTTGATAAGAAAGGACGGGTGTCAATACCCGCTAGCTATAGGACCGTTTTAGAAGAACATTCATTTAAGGGTGTTATTGCCTACCCATCTTTTAGAAATAAATGCATCGAGGCTTGTAGTATCAAAAGGCTAGAAGAGTTAAGTCAAATCATTCAGACCTTGGATCCGTATTCAGAAGAACGTGATGCTTTTGAAACAATCATTCTAGGAGAAGCTGTGCAGCTTGCATTAGATAGTGAAGGTAGGGTAGTAGTGCCTAAAGCCTTAATAGAACATGCTAATATAGCAGAGCAAGTGTGTTTTGTTGGTAAAGGCCTAATTTTTGAAATGTGGTGTCCACAAAACTTTGAAGTGTATCTTACCGCTGCTCGTAAGATCGCTCAAGATAATCGTTTAACTTTAAAAAACATTTAA
- the rsmH gene encoding 16S rRNA (cytosine(1402)-N(4))-methyltransferase RsmH gives MAQKFSNDLEKLATKRSKATLYKEHTLHEIEDLPLGSASDLHEDNKELPHIPVMLNKVKELLQPNDAGNYLDCTFGFGGHSRMILESCMGNVVALDRDPNVKIYADQLINDYPTRMKFIQSDFASSAVKLGDAKFDGIVMDLGVSSMQLDSGARGFSFTHNGPLDMRMSHSGSSAADFINNADEQEIADVIYQYGDETYSRKIARKIIEHRQQEAITTTSRLASIIHSSIGVRHGKIDSATKTFQALRIYVNDELGQLEQFLNNCKNILAREGKLIIISFHSLEDRIVKNFFKANSPKLVAQSKYSVKLEQMENSNKWLKILTKKPISPSLSEIHNNPRARSAKLRAGQDVRPYNA, from the coding sequence ATGGCACAAAAATTCTCAAATGATTTAGAGAAGCTAGCTACCAAACGCTCCAAGGCAACGTTGTATAAAGAGCATACATTGCACGAGATAGAAGATTTGCCCCTAGGTTCTGCAAGTGACTTGCACGAGGATAACAAGGAATTGCCCCATATTCCAGTTATGCTAAACAAAGTTAAGGAGTTATTACAGCCTAACGATGCAGGAAATTATTTAGATTGTACCTTTGGCTTTGGGGGCCACAGTAGAATGATCCTTGAGTCTTGCATGGGTAATGTAGTAGCACTTGATCGAGATCCGAACGTGAAAATTTATGCTGATCAGTTAATAAATGATTACCCCACTAGAATGAAATTTATTCAATCAGATTTTGCAAGTAGTGCAGTGAAGTTAGGGGACGCAAAATTTGATGGGATTGTGATGGATTTAGGAGTGTCGTCTATGCAGCTTGATTCTGGTGCCAGGGGTTTTTCATTTACTCATAATGGCCCTCTTGATATGCGAATGAGCCATAGCGGGTCCAGTGCTGCAGATTTTATCAATAATGCCGATGAGCAAGAAATAGCGGATGTGATTTATCAATATGGTGATGAAACTTATTCCCGAAAAATAGCTAGAAAAATTATTGAGCATAGACAGCAAGAGGCTATAACTACTACCTCACGGCTAGCAAGCATTATACATAGTAGCATAGGTGTTAGGCACGGCAAAATTGATTCCGCTACTAAAACTTTTCAGGCATTGCGTATTTATGTTAATGATGAATTAGGTCAGTTAGAACAGTTTCTGAATAATTGTAAAAATATTTTAGCTAGGGAAGGAAAGTTAATCATAATATCCTTTCATTCTTTAGAAGATCGAATAGTTAAGAATTTTTTTAAAGCTAATTCACCTAAATTGGTCGCACAGTCTAAATATTCTGTAAAATTAGAGCAAATGGAAAATAGTAATAAATGGCTTAAAATCCTTACTAAAAAGCCAATAAGTCCATCATTAAGCGAAATCCACAACAATCCAAGGGCGCGTTCTGCAAAGTTAAGGGCGGGGCAAGATGTCAGGCCGTACAATGCCTAA
- a CDS encoding peptidoglycan D,D-transpeptidase FtsI family protein yields the protein MKNIVIRITRNFNDIIVWDVSVDNTKIRLLTVSGCFALFFCGLAYRLIIIATSDYVKQTEYNIKNTLRKEIIDRNGTLLAVNLPSSSLYANPQRVINPRQCLEKLAAILPRIDKTKLLADLKTDKSFVWIQRDLLPHEQEAISNLGMPGFVLEQEQKRIYTFSHLLSHVIGYVNRDLVGMAGLERAYEQFLTNSDPDRSKEEQLNKPLELTIDVRVQNILNEEIERTIKEFSAKGAVGIIANPNNGEILAFVSKPDFDPHYPNLAKPEELFNMASLGIYEMGSVFKALTMAVAFDVNCITMNDAYDTSYLKVGGFNIKDTHYMPGWHSVSEIFLHSSNIGATQIIFEVGKQQFKEYLKKLGLLDQLKIEIPERGTPLFPSDKRWTDLTTATMSYGYGLSVSPLHFMQAVIPVVNGGILYDLTLIKRPRTRTLGTRVFSEKTSKQMNQLFRVVVKEGTGQRAEVKGYLVGGKTGTAEKLSSGPGKKRYLKNSRASSFLGILPSYNPQYVIYIMFDEPKGIKESFGFATARWTAAPTVGRVLARLISLYGIEPIYKGEEL from the coding sequence CTGAAAAATATTGTCATCAGAATAACAAGAAATTTTAATGATATTATTGTATGGGATGTTTCAGTTGACAATACAAAAATTAGGTTATTAACGGTTAGTGGTTGTTTTGCTTTATTCTTTTGTGGCTTAGCATATCGCTTAATAATTATCGCCACTAGCGATTATGTTAAGCAAACGGAGTATAACATAAAAAACACCTTGCGAAAGGAAATCATAGACCGTAATGGCACTTTATTAGCCGTCAATTTGCCTTCTTCATCCTTGTATGCAAACCCTCAACGAGTCATTAACCCTAGGCAATGCTTAGAAAAATTAGCGGCAATACTTCCACGGATTGATAAAACTAAGCTGCTTGCAGATCTCAAAACGGATAAAAGTTTTGTATGGATACAAAGAGATCTATTGCCCCACGAACAAGAAGCAATATCTAATTTAGGCATGCCAGGCTTTGTATTGGAGCAGGAACAAAAACGAATTTATACTTTTTCCCATTTACTTTCGCATGTGATAGGATATGTCAATAGGGATTTGGTGGGGATGGCAGGATTAGAAAGGGCCTATGAGCAGTTTTTAACTAACTCAGATCCTGATAGAAGTAAAGAAGAACAACTTAACAAGCCTTTAGAATTAACGATAGATGTCAGGGTCCAGAACATTTTAAATGAAGAAATAGAACGTACTATTAAAGAATTTAGTGCCAAAGGAGCGGTAGGAATAATTGCTAATCCTAATAATGGAGAAATTTTAGCATTTGTTAGCAAGCCTGATTTTGATCCCCATTACCCTAATTTAGCTAAACCCGAGGAATTATTTAATATGGCAAGCCTTGGTATATATGAAATGGGCTCTGTATTTAAAGCGTTAACTATGGCAGTAGCGTTTGATGTTAATTGTATCACCATGAATGATGCTTATGATACTAGTTACTTGAAAGTAGGAGGGTTTAATATAAAGGATACTCATTATATGCCTGGATGGCATAGTGTTTCAGAAATTTTTTTACATTCTTCGAATATTGGCGCTACTCAAATTATTTTTGAGGTTGGTAAGCAGCAGTTTAAGGAATATTTGAAGAAATTAGGTTTATTAGATCAACTGAAAATTGAGATTCCAGAAAGAGGGACTCCTCTATTTCCTTCGGATAAAAGATGGACTGACCTTACAACGGCTACTATGTCTTATGGCTATGGGTTATCAGTAAGCCCCTTACATTTTATGCAAGCCGTAATACCCGTAGTAAATGGGGGGATATTGTATGACCTTACCTTAATAAAAAGGCCAAGAACGCGTACACTTGGCACTAGGGTTTTTTCTGAGAAAACTTCTAAGCAGATGAATCAGTTATTTCGAGTAGTGGTGAAAGAAGGAACAGGACAAAGAGCCGAAGTAAAAGGTTATTTAGTGGGAGGTAAAACGGGTACTGCCGAAAAATTATCTTCCGGGCCTGGTAAAAAAAGGTACCTTAAAAATAGCAGGGCTTCATCATTTTTAGGGATACTCCCCTCTTATAATCCCCAATATGTTATTTATATTATGTTTGATGAACCTAAAGGTATTAAAGAGTCATTCGGCTTTGCTACAGCTCGGTGGACTGCTGCTCCTACGGTAGGAAGAGTCCTTGCAAGATTGATATCATTATATGGGATAGAACCTATTTATAAGGGTGAAGAATTATAG